From Oryza sativa Japonica Group chromosome 4, ASM3414082v1, one genomic window encodes:
- the LOC4336940 gene encoding probable protein phosphatase 2C 44, whose protein sequence is MVGRMERQSASSSASCSPSSSAAGTSSSSSACGGKKRPDILNMIRSATCLNSSSTDTGKGRSKQSSNKVTHGFHLVEGKSGHDMEDYHVAEYKYDKSHELGLFAIFDGHLGDSVPSYLKANLFCNILKEPIFWTNPQEAIKNAYRSTNKYILENAKQLGPGGSTAVTAIVVDGKDMWVANVGDSRAVVCERGAANQLTVDHEPHTTNERQRIEKQGGFVTTFPGDVPRVNGQLAVARAFGDQSLKAHLSSEPDVRHVPINSSIEFVILASDGLWKVMKNQEAVDLVKSIKDPQAAAKRLTTEALARKSKDDISCIVIRFRC, encoded by the exons ATGGTCGGGCGGATGGAGCGGcagtcggcgtcgtcgtcggcgtcatgctccccctcctcctccgccgccggcacctcctcctcgtcttcggCCTGCGGGGGCAAGAAGCGGCCCGACATACTCAACATGATCCGG AGTGCAACATGCCTTAATTCGTCATCTACCGATACCGGCAAGGGGAGGAGTAAGCAGTCAAGCAACAAAGTGACTCATGGATTCCACTTGGTGGAAGGGAAATCTGGGCATGACATGGAGGACTACCATGTGGCAGAGTACAAGTATGACAAGAGCCATGAGCTTGGTCTCTTTGCCATTTTTGATGGTCACTTGGGAGACAGTGTTCCAAGTTACTTGAAAGCTAACCTTTTCTGCAACATACTGAAAGAG CCTATCTTCTGGACTAACCCTCAGGAAGCAATTAAGAATGCATACCGCTCtacaaacaaatatattttggaGAATGCCAAACAACTTGGACCTGGTGGTTCAACAGCAGTTACTGCTATTGTCGTTGATGGAAAGGATATGTGGGTAGCAAATGTAGGTGATTCAAGAGCTGTTGTGTGTGAAAGAGGTGCTGCTAATCAGCTCACTGTTGACCATGAACCTCATACAACTAATGAAAGGCAGAGGATTGAGAAGCAGGGTGGCTTTGTAACAACATTTCCTG GTGATGTTCCCCGGGTAAATGGTCAGCTTGCTGTTGCGAGGGCCTTTGGGGACCAAAGCCTCAAGGCGCACTTGAGTTCAGAACCTGATGTTAGGCATGTACCAATAAATTCAAGCATAGAGTTCGTCATACTTGCCAGCGATGGACTATGGAAG GTAATGAAGAACCAGGAAGCCGTCGATCTTGTGAAGTCGATCAAGGACCCCCAGGCAGCAGCGAAGCGACTGACGACCGAAGCGCTTGCGAGGAAGAGCAAGGACGACATCTCCTGCATCGTCATCCGATTCCGCTGCTGA